From the Butyrivibrio fibrisolvens genome, one window contains:
- the rplI gene encoding 50S ribosomal protein L9, whose amino-acid sequence MKVILLEDVKSLGKKGDIVKVSDGYANNMLFKQKLGVEATNANLARLKAEQKHDAKVAEEKLEDAKAFGEKIEKELIKVTIKTGEGGKVFGSVSTKEIAQAAKTQFGFDIDKKKLVLSEPIKACGTYEIPVKLHPQVTAKIRVSVTEA is encoded by the coding sequence ATGAAAGTAATTCTTTTGGAAGATGTTAAATCTCTTGGAAAAAAGGGAGATATTGTAAAAGTAAGTGACGGATATGCTAATAATATGCTCTTTAAGCAAAAGCTTGGAGTAGAAGCAACCAATGCAAATCTTGCAAGACTTAAGGCTGAGCAGAAACATGATGCCAAGGTAGCAGAGGAGAAGCTTGAAGATGCTAAGGCATTTGGAGAAAAAATCGAGAAGGAACTGATCAAGGTTACTATCAAAACAGGAGAAGGTGGTAAAGTATTCGGATCAGTTTCTACTAAGGAAATCGCTCAGGCAGCAAAAACTCAGTTTGGTTTTGATATAGACAAAAAGAAACTTGTTCTCTCAGAACCTATCAAGGCATGTGGAACTTATGAGATCCCTGTAAAGCTTCATCCACAGGTAACAGCTAAGATCAGAGTATCTGTAACAGAAGCTTAA
- the dnaB gene encoding replicative DNA helicase: protein MADEQFMVKRVPPQSREAEQSVVGAMLMDREAIEVATEYITGEDFYDRQLGTFFDACVELNKEGRPVDQVTLQERLKDKNVPPEYASTEYIVNLVAAVPTSANVKYYAQIVAEKSTLRKLIKVCEETSSNCYAGTDNLETILNNVEKDVFNVTQRRDSGEFVPIRQIVVNALNKIATASRNTGTVTGIATGFTDLDYDTSGFQPSDLILIAARPSMGKTAFALNIAEYMAFRNNVTAAIFSLEMSKEQLVNRLFAMESHVEAQNLRTGKMSDGDWEALIDSADLIGGSNLIIDDTPGISVQEMRSKCRKYKMEHNLGIIFIDYLQLMSGGGTRGSESRQQEISDISRSLKALAREINVPVVALSQLSRAVEQRPDHRPMLSDLRESGAIEQDADMVMFIYRDDYYNHDTEKKGIAEIIIAKQRNGPIGTVELLWMPQFTKFANLERH, encoded by the coding sequence ATGGCAGACGAACAGTTTATGGTCAAAAGGGTTCCTCCGCAAAGTCGTGAGGCAGAGCAGTCTGTTGTAGGCGCTATGCTTATGGACAGGGAGGCGATAGAAGTTGCAACCGAGTACATAACGGGTGAAGATTTCTATGATCGCCAGCTTGGAACCTTTTTTGATGCATGTGTAGAACTTAATAAAGAGGGAAGACCTGTTGACCAGGTAACACTTCAGGAAAGGCTCAAAGACAAGAATGTTCCGCCGGAGTACGCTTCAACTGAGTATATTGTCAATCTTGTAGCAGCGGTTCCGACTTCGGCCAACGTCAAGTATTATGCACAGATAGTTGCAGAGAAGTCTACACTTCGAAAACTTATCAAAGTATGCGAAGAGACATCAAGTAACTGCTACGCAGGAACTGATAATCTGGAAACTATTCTGAATAATGTCGAGAAAGACGTTTTTAATGTAACGCAAAGAAGGGACAGCGGAGAGTTCGTTCCGATCAGGCAGATTGTTGTCAATGCCCTTAATAAGATAGCAACTGCAAGCCGTAATACTGGAACAGTTACAGGTATCGCAACAGGATTTACAGATCTTGACTATGATACTTCGGGATTTCAACCATCGGATCTTATCCTTATAGCGGCAAGGCCTTCAATGGGTAAGACAGCTTTTGCACTTAATATTGCAGAATATATGGCTTTTAGAAATAATGTTACTGCAGCTATATTCTCGCTGGAAATGAGTAAAGAACAGCTTGTAAACAGACTTTTTGCCATGGAATCCCATGTCGAAGCTCAGAATCTAAGAACAGGTAAGATGTCTGACGGTGACTGGGAAGCTCTGATTGACAGTGCTGATCTTATAGGCGGTTCTAACCTCATAATAGATGATACTCCTGGTATATCTGTACAGGAGATGAGATCCAAGTGTCGTAAGTACAAGATGGAGCATAATCTTGGAATTATATTCATTGACTACTTACAGCTTATGTCAGGAGGTGGAACAAGAGGATCGGAATCAAGACAGCAGGAGATTTCAGATATATCAAGATCACTTAAAGCTCTTGCCAGAGAGATCAATGTTCCTGTTGTTGCACTGTCACAGCTGTCACGAGCTGTAGAGCAGAGACCTGATCACAGACCCATGCTATCTGACCTTCGAGAATCCGGAGCTATCGAGCAGGATGCGGATATGGTTATGTTCATCTATCGTGATGATTACTATAATCATGATACTGAGAAAAAAGGTATCGCAGAGATCATCATAGCTAAACAGAGAAATGGCCCTATCGGAACGGTTGAACTTCTCTGGATGCCTCAGTTTACAAAGTTTGCAAATCTGGAGAGGCATTAA
- a CDS encoding DUF362 domain-containing protein, producing MAYVISDSCISCGSCAAQCPVSAISQGASQYEIDPNTCIDCGSCAAQCPVSAISQG from the coding sequence ATGGCATACGTTATTAGTGATTCTTGCATCAGCTGCGGTTCATGTGCTGCTCAGTGCCCTGTTTCAGCTATTTCTCAGGGAGCTTCTCAGTACGAGATCGATCCTAACACATGTATCGACTGCGGTTCTTGCGCAGCTCAGTGCCCTGTTTCAGCTATTTCTCAGGGATAA
- the nifJ gene encoding pyruvate:ferredoxin (flavodoxin) oxidoreductase, with amino-acid sequence MARNMKTMDGNEAAAYASYAYTEVAAMYPITPSSVMPEHVDEWATAGKKNIFGRTVQITEMQAESGAAGAVHGSLVAGALTSTYTASQGLLLMIPDLYKVAGERLPGVFNVSARCVASHALNIFGDHSDVYACRQTGAAMLCESSVQEVMDLTPVAYCAALEGKLPFINFFDGFRTSHEIQKIEVWSDEDLKDLAPFDAIDDFKKNALNPNHPRQMGSAQNPDIFFQTRESCNNAYLAIPEIVQKYMDKVNAKIGTDYKLFNYYGAADAETVIVAMGSVNDTIEETIDYLEAKGEKVGVVKVRLYRPFAAKALVDALPASVKKIEVLDRTKEPGSLHEPLALDVIAALKGTKFETVPVFCGRYGLGSKDTTPNQIVAVFHNDSKPEFTIGITDDVTNLSLDAGAPLVTTPEGTTNCKFWGLGADGTVGANKNSIKIIGDNTDMYAQAYFDYDSKKSGGVTMSHLRFGKKPIKSTYLIKTANFVACHNPSYIRKFNMVQEIVDGGSFLLNCPWSVEDLEKEIPGQVKKYMYDHKINFYIMNGSKIGVEVGMGPTRINTILQSAFFTITEIIPKEDALKFMKDAAQKTYGRKGQDVVEKNWKAIDAGADPKNLIKVEIPESWKDAQDEGLDFTVAKGDRKDVIDFVNNIQAKVNAQEGNSLKVSDVAPYTDGSTPSGSSAYEKRGIAVNVPEWNPEKCIQCTFCSLVCPHAAIRPVAMTADEAANAPKDMKLVDLKGMDGYKFGITVSALDCTGCGSCANVCPGNMQEKVTLVMGALAKNEWQQEGFNYAVTLPTKTEVVEKFNSATVKGSQFLKPLLEFSGACAGCGETPYIKLVTQLFGDRMYVANATGCTSIWGNSSPSTPYTVNEKGHGPAWDNSLFEDNAEFGFGMLLAQNALRDEVKEQAEKLADNAAVKKYLDTFNDGATNTAATEEMIAALAGDNSEAATFIKKNADFAAKKSQWIFGGDGWAFDIGFGGLDHVLASGKDVNVLVVNTEVYSNTGGQASKATPVGAVAQFAAGGKAIKQKDLASIAMSYGYVYVAQIAMGANMKQTIDAIREAEAYPGPSLIIAYAPCINHGIKVNGGMTGCMTEEKRAVECGYWNLFRYNPAAQGKKFTLDFKNTKPENYQEFLDGEVRYMSLKKSNPANADRMYAENAQNAKDHLAYLERLVSMYDSTNE; translated from the coding sequence ATGGCAAGAAACATGAAAACCATGGACGGCAATGAAGCTGCTGCATATGCATCATATGCTTATACAGAAGTTGCTGCCATGTACCCGATCACACCATCATCTGTTATGCCTGAGCATGTAGATGAATGGGCAACTGCAGGAAAGAAGAACATCTTCGGACGTACAGTACAGATTACAGAAATGCAGGCAGAGAGCGGCGCAGCCGGCGCTGTTCACGGATCACTTGTAGCCGGTGCCCTCACATCGACTTATACAGCATCTCAGGGTCTTTTGTTGATGATCCCTGATCTTTATAAGGTTGCTGGTGAGCGTCTCCCCGGTGTTTTCAACGTATCAGCTCGTTGCGTAGCTTCACACGCACTGAACATTTTTGGTGATCACTCCGACGTATATGCATGCCGTCAGACCGGTGCTGCAATGCTTTGTGAATCATCAGTTCAGGAAGTTATGGATCTTACTCCTGTTGCTTATTGTGCAGCACTTGAAGGAAAACTTCCTTTCATTAACTTCTTTGATGGTTTCCGTACATCCCATGAAATCCAGAAGATCGAGGTTTGGAGTGATGAGGATCTTAAAGATCTTGCTCCTTTCGATGCAATCGACGATTTCAAGAAGAATGCACTCAATCCTAATCACCCTCGTCAGATGGGCTCAGCTCAGAACCCTGATATCTTCTTCCAGACAAGAGAATCATGCAATAACGCTTATTTAGCTATTCCTGAGATCGTTCAGAAGTACATGGATAAGGTTAATGCTAAGATCGGTACTGACTACAAGCTCTTCAACTATTACGGTGCAGCAGATGCTGAAACTGTAATCGTAGCGATGGGTTCAGTTAACGATACAATCGAAGAGACAATCGATTATCTTGAAGCTAAGGGAGAAAAGGTCGGCGTAGTTAAAGTAAGACTGTATCGTCCTTTTGCTGCTAAGGCACTTGTTGATGCGCTTCCTGCATCTGTTAAGAAGATCGAAGTTCTCGATAGAACTAAAGAGCCAGGATCACTTCATGAGCCTCTTGCTCTTGATGTAATCGCAGCTCTTAAAGGAACTAAGTTTGAAACAGTTCCTGTATTCTGTGGTCGTTATGGTCTTGGATCAAAGGATACAACACCTAACCAGATCGTTGCTGTATTCCACAATGATTCTAAGCCTGAATTCACAATCGGTATCACAGATGATGTTACTAACCTCTCACTTGATGCCGGTGCTCCTCTGGTTACAACACCTGAAGGAACAACCAACTGTAAGTTCTGGGGTCTTGGAGCTGATGGTACTGTAGGTGCCAACAAGAACTCCATCAAGATCATCGGTGATAACACAGACATGTATGCTCAGGCATATTTTGACTATGACTCCAAGAAGTCCGGTGGTGTTACCATGTCTCACCTTAGATTTGGTAAGAAGCCTATCAAGTCAACATACCTGATCAAGACAGCAAACTTCGTAGCTTGTCACAATCCTTCCTATATCCGTAAGTTCAACATGGTACAGGAAATCGTTGATGGCGGTTCATTCCTTCTTAACTGCCCATGGTCTGTAGAAGATCTGGAAAAAGAGATTCCTGGTCAGGTTAAGAAATATATGTATGATCACAAGATCAACTTCTACATCATGAATGGTTCAAAGATCGGTGTTGAAGTTGGAATGGGACCTACAAGGATCAATACAATCCTTCAGTCTGCATTCTTCACAATTACAGAGATCATTCCTAAGGAAGACGCTCTTAAATTCATGAAGGACGCTGCTCAGAAGACATATGGACGTAAAGGTCAGGATGTCGTTGAGAAGAACTGGAAGGCTATTGATGCCGGTGCAGATCCTAAGAACCTTATCAAGGTTGAGATTCCTGAGTCATGGAAGGATGCACAGGATGAAGGTCTTGATTTCACAGTAGCTAAGGGTGATCGTAAGGATGTTATCGACTTTGTTAATAATATCCAGGCTAAGGTTAATGCTCAGGAAGGTAACAGCCTTAAGGTTTCAGATGTAGCTCCTTATACTGATGGTTCTACACCTTCCGGATCATCTGCGTATGAGAAGCGTGGTATTGCTGTAAATGTTCCTGAATGGAATCCTGAGAAGTGTATACAGTGTACATTCTGTTCACTCGTATGTCCTCATGCAGCAATCCGTCCTGTAGCTATGACTGCTGATGAAGCTGCTAATGCTCCTAAGGATATGAAGCTTGTAGATCTCAAGGGTATGGACGGATACAAGTTCGGTATCACAGTATCAGCTCTTGACTGTACAGGTTGTGGTTCTTGTGCAAATGTATGTCCTGGCAATATGCAGGAGAAAGTTACTCTTGTTATGGGTGCGCTTGCTAAGAACGAGTGGCAGCAGGAAGGCTTCAACTATGCTGTAACACTTCCTACTAAGACAGAAGTTGTTGAGAAGTTCAACTCAGCTACTGTTAAGGGATCACAGTTCCTGAAACCTCTCCTTGAGTTCTCAGGCGCTTGCGCAGGTTGCGGTGAGACACCTTATATCAAGCTCGTAACACAGCTGTTTGGTGACAGAATGTATGTAGCTAATGCTACAGGATGTACCTCTATCTGGGGTAACTCTTCACCTTCTACACCTTATACAGTAAACGAGAAGGGTCATGGTCCTGCATGGGATAACTCATTGTTCGAAGACAATGCTGAGTTCGGTTTCGGTATGCTCCTTGCTCAGAATGCACTTCGTGATGAAGTTAAGGAACAGGCAGAGAAACTTGCAGATAATGCAGCAGTCAAGAAGTATCTCGATACATTCAACGATGGTGCTACCAACACAGCTGCTACAGAAGAGATGATCGCAGCACTTGCCGGTGATAATTCCGAAGCTGCTACATTTATCAAGAAGAATGCAGACTTTGCTGCTAAGAAGTCACAGTGGATCTTCGGTGGTGACGGATGGGCATTCGATATCGGATTTGGTGGTCTTGACCACGTACTTGCTTCCGGTAAGGATGTAAATGTTCTTGTTGTCAACACTGAGGTTTACTCCAATACAGGTGGACAGGCTTCTAAAGCTACTCCTGTCGGCGCTGTTGCACAGTTCGCTGCAGGTGGTAAGGCTATCAAGCAGAAAGACCTTGCATCTATCGCTATGAGCTATGGCTACGTATATGTAGCACAGATTGCTATGGGTGCTAACATGAAGCAGACTATCGATGCTATAAGAGAGGCTGAGGCTTATCCGGGTCCTTCACTTATCATCGCGTATGCTCCTTGTATCAACCATGGTATCAAGGTTAACGGCGGTATGACAGGATGTATGACAGAGGAAAAGAGAGCCGTAGAGTGCGGTTACTGGAACCTCTTCAGATACAATCCTGCAGCACAGGGCAAGAAGTTCACACTCGACTTCAAGAATACAAAGCCTGAAAACTATCAGGAATTCCTTGATGGTGAGGTTCGTTACATGTCACTGAAGAAGAGCAATCCTGCTAATGCTGACAGAATGTACGCTGAGAACGCTCAGAATGCTAAGGATCACCTTGCATATCTTGAAAGACTCGTTTCAATGTACGATTCTACTAACGAATAA
- a CDS encoding adaptor protein MecA, translated as MKIEKVNDHQIRCTLTREDLTKRQLKVSELAYGTDKARELFQEMMHQANTRFGFNAEDVPLMIEAIPVNSECIILVITKSEDPEELDTRFSEFGPSVQDDNASYEKGNIDFSENTEESEDEEVMDLFHRLQDGDFSGFLDGVTNHESKRLKTGHNAAIRRASRSSENSFCCFKLGSMHDVLKLPALLPPGFQSRNTLFRNEDEGGYLLCIYGNQNDKRFNNLCNLFGEYAKMEDTGTYSADFLEEHYPVVIADRALQKLAAAN; from the coding sequence ATGAAAATTGAGAAGGTGAATGATCACCAGATCCGTTGCACACTTACCAGAGAGGATCTAACAAAAAGACAGCTCAAAGTCAGCGAGCTTGCTTATGGTACAGATAAAGCACGTGAACTTTTTCAGGAAATGATGCATCAGGCCAACACTCGTTTTGGTTTTAATGCAGAAGATGTTCCGCTTATGATAGAAGCTATTCCTGTTAACTCAGAGTGTATTATTTTGGTTATCACTAAGTCAGAAGATCCCGAAGAACTAGATACACGTTTTTCAGAATTTGGTCCTTCTGTGCAGGATGATAATGCGTCCTATGAAAAAGGTAATATTGACTTCTCTGAGAATACAGAAGAAAGCGAAGACGAAGAGGTTATGGATCTGTTCCATCGTCTCCAGGACGGCGACTTCTCAGGTTTCCTTGACGGAGTAACCAATCACGAGTCCAAGAGACTTAAAACAGGACATAATGCCGCTATTAGAAGAGCTTCTAGAAGCAGCGAGAATTCTTTCTGCTGTTTTAAACTCGGATCCATGCATGATGTTTTGAAATTGCCAGCTCTTCTTCCTCCGGGATTCCAAAGCCGCAACACCTTATTCCGTAACGAAGACGAAGGCGGATACCTTCTGTGCATATATGGCAATCAGAATGATAAGAGATTCAACAACCTTTGCAACCTCTTTGGCGAATACGCCAAGATGGAAGATACCGGCACCTACAGCGCCGACTTCCTCGAAGAACATTATCCGGTCGTAATAGCTGACAGAGCCCTCCAGAAGCTCGCAGCAGCCAATTAA
- a CDS encoding glycosyl hydrolase family 18 protein produces MRLFMKHKVIPVVVIVVLILVLGGGYAGKYLYDKYSYSNEQADTKSYFGIEDENDVPIILQNEKSDLHARLIDGVYYMTFSDVQNILNDRFYYGQEEGILVYTTPSAIITVGVDSTTTSSTDGSCEDLGYKAAVYDNDTLYVAIDYVKKYTNFNYTAYTDPNHITMYTQFDQEIRAVIKKNTKLRLRGGVKSEILVGLEKGDTVVLLEKLEDWSKVVSSDGYIGYVENKFLENIQTVDLLAPSDYAEPEYTSVHLDGKVNLVWHSIGGKAGNDTLSSAISNTSGLNVISPTWFSLSDNEGSIESFATQGYVDTAHANGMQVWAALDNFNNSNFHNGEGSTAKVLASSTSRKRLIDSLMSEVRTYGIDGINVDLEFTGSSLEDITADGGEDYIEFIRELSIACRAEGTILSVDIPVPMGNSFFHRKELGVVCDYVIIMAYDEHYEGSAEAGSVASISYVENGIKNTLEDVPADKLVNGIPFYTRIWFTSTDGTVKSQAGGMSWANSYISSNGIDMNWDQETCQYYGTYTQSDGTVVEIWLEDAESIQTKLNVMDVNGCAGVAAWQLGYETSDIWPVIEAYVNK; encoded by the coding sequence ATGAGGTTATTTATGAAACATAAGGTAATACCTGTAGTTGTAATCGTAGTCCTGATACTTGTCCTCGGGGGAGGATATGCAGGTAAGTATTTGTATGACAAGTATTCTTACAGTAATGAGCAGGCAGATACTAAGAGCTATTTCGGAATAGAAGATGAAAATGATGTTCCGATAATTCTCCAAAATGAAAAGTCAGATCTTCATGCAAGACTTATCGACGGCGTTTATTATATGACTTTTTCTGATGTACAGAATATTCTAAACGACCGCTTCTATTACGGCCAGGAGGAAGGAATCCTTGTATATACAACTCCAAGTGCCATAATAACAGTCGGTGTAGACTCTACCACAACATCATCTACAGACGGGTCCTGTGAAGATCTTGGATATAAGGCAGCAGTTTATGACAATGATACCCTTTATGTTGCTATAGATTATGTAAAAAAATATACCAATTTTAACTACACAGCTTATACGGATCCAAACCATATCACAATGTATACGCAGTTCGATCAGGAGATCCGCGCTGTCATCAAAAAAAATACCAAGCTCAGACTTAGAGGTGGTGTAAAAAGTGAGATCCTTGTCGGACTCGAAAAGGGTGATACAGTCGTACTTCTTGAAAAACTTGAGGATTGGTCCAAGGTTGTCAGCTCTGATGGCTATATAGGTTATGTTGAGAACAAGTTCCTTGAAAATATCCAGACAGTTGATCTTCTGGCTCCATCTGATTATGCAGAACCTGAATATACATCTGTTCATCTTGATGGCAAGGTCAATCTGGTATGGCATTCGATAGGCGGTAAGGCAGGTAATGACACGCTTTCATCTGCTATTTCAAATACATCCGGACTTAATGTAATATCACCAACATGGTTTTCTCTTAGTGACAATGAGGGAAGCATAGAGTCTTTTGCCACACAGGGTTATGTAGATACAGCGCATGCAAATGGTATGCAGGTGTGGGCAGCTCTTGATAACTTCAACAATTCAAACTTCCATAATGGCGAAGGAAGTACAGCCAAAGTTCTTGCAAGCAGCACTTCCAGAAAGAGACTTATCGACAGTCTTATGAGCGAAGTCAGAACCTATGGAATAGATGGTATCAATGTGGATCTGGAGTTCACAGGATCAAGTCTTGAAGATATAACAGCTGACGGCGGCGAAGATTATATAGAATTCATAAGAGAGCTTTCTATAGCCTGCAGGGCAGAAGGAACTATCCTTTCAGTTGATATCCCGGTTCCTATGGGCAATAGCTTCTTCCATAGAAAAGAGCTTGGAGTGGTATGTGACTATGTGATCATCATGGCCTACGATGAGCACTATGAAGGAAGTGCAGAAGCGGGATCTGTAGCATCTATATCTTATGTTGAAAACGGTATAAAGAATACTCTTGAGGATGTTCCTGCAGATAAGCTTGTAAATGGAATCCCGTTCTATACAAGAATCTGGTTCACGTCTACAGATGGTACTGTAAAAAGTCAGGCAGGCGGTATGTCCTGGGCTAACAGTTATATTAGTTCCAACGGCATCGACATGAACTGGGATCAGGAGACCTGTCAGTATTATGGAACATATACTCAATCTGACGGAACAGTAGTTGAGATATGGCTAGAGGATGCAGAATCCATCCAGACCAAGCTTAATGTAATGGATGTCAATGGCTGCGCCGGAGTAGCCGCATGGCAGCTTGGATATGAGACAAGTGATATATGGCCTGTAATAGAGGCTTATGTTAACAAATAA
- a CDS encoding L-threonylcarbamoyladenylate synthase, with product MDTQVVVIDENNIDEKAKEALKKAGQILLDGGLVAFPTETVYGLGGDGRNPESSKKIYAAKGRPSDNPLIVHIWQVEDLYKVASDVPEAAIKLAKAFWPGPLTMILNKSDLIPLETTGGLETVAVRMPSNKIAAAMIKEGGGFIAAPSANTSGRPSPTMAKYCIEDLDGKVEMIIDGGQVGIGLESTIVDLTVDVPMILRPGYITYEMLKEVLPEVSIDKTIIDSNSKLKPKAPGMKYRHYAPKGELTIVEGSQEHVLKYINEHAAKMQEQGHRVGVIATDATATFYKADVVKSVGSREDERSVAHGLFRILREFDDEDVDVMYSESFDTNGIGQAIMNRLLKAAGQHVEHV from the coding sequence GTGGATACACAAGTAGTAGTAATTGATGAAAACAATATTGATGAAAAGGCAAAGGAAGCTTTGAAAAAAGCAGGGCAGATCCTTCTTGACGGCGGTCTTGTTGCTTTTCCTACAGAGACTGTATACGGACTTGGAGGAGATGGAAGAAATCCTGAATCTTCAAAGAAAATATACGCTGCTAAAGGAAGACCATCTGATAATCCACTGATCGTGCATATCTGGCAGGTTGAGGATCTGTACAAGGTTGCATCCGATGTGCCTGAAGCTGCTATTAAGCTTGCAAAGGCTTTCTGGCCGGGACCACTTACTATGATCCTTAACAAGTCAGATCTTATTCCGCTAGAGACAACAGGCGGACTTGAAACGGTAGCTGTACGTATGCCAAGCAATAAGATTGCTGCAGCTATGATCAAAGAAGGCGGCGGATTTATAGCAGCGCCAAGTGCCAATACATCAGGAAGACCATCACCTACTATGGCCAAATACTGCATTGAAGACCTTGATGGCAAGGTTGAGATGATAATAGACGGAGGTCAGGTCGGAATAGGACTTGAATCTACAATAGTAGATCTTACAGTTGATGTTCCTATGATACTGCGCCCCGGATATATAACCTATGAGATGTTAAAAGAGGTACTTCCTGAGGTTAGTATCGATAAGACAATTATTGATTCAAACTCAAAGTTAAAGCCTAAGGCACCGGGAATGAAATATCGCCATTATGCGCCTAAGGGCGAATTAACAATAGTGGAAGGTTCACAGGAACATGTGCTAAAATATATAAATGAGCATGCAGCCAAAATGCAGGAGCAAGGTCACAGAGTCGGAGTGATCGCAACAGATGCAACGGCTACATTCTATAAAGCTGATGTTGTAAAAAGCGTAGGGTCAAGGGAAGACGAGAGGAGCGTTGCACATGGGCTTTTCCGCATTCTTCGTGAATTTGATGACGAAGATGTTGATGTCATGTATTCAGAATCCTTTGATACAAATGGTATAGGCCAGGCTATTATGAACAGGCTCTTAAAGGCTGCAGGACAGCATGTAGAGCATGTATAA
- the rpiB gene encoding ribose 5-phosphate isomerase B, whose product MIALGSDHGGYDLKVAVMEHLKERGIEYKDFGTYDKNSCDYPDFGLAAAKAVASGECEKGIVICTTGIGISMVANKVKGVRCALCSEVSSARLTREHNDANVLAMGGGFVGPVLGCEIVDTFLDTEFSGLEKHSRRIKKMMDMEA is encoded by the coding sequence ATGATAGCACTTGGTAGCGATCATGGCGGCTATGATCTTAAAGTCGCAGTAATGGAGCATCTCAAAGAAAGAGGAATCGAGTACAAGGATTTTGGTACTTATGACAAGAATTCCTGCGATTATCCTGATTTCGGACTGGCAGCAGCTAAGGCTGTAGCAAGCGGAGAGTGCGAGAAAGGTATCGTGATCTGCACAACAGGAATCGGAATCTCTATGGTAGCTAATAAGGTAAAGGGTGTTCGCTGCGCACTTTGCTCAGAAGTATCCTCAGCAAGACTTACAAGAGAGCACAATGATGCCAATGTACTTGCTATGGGAGGCGGATTCGTAGGCCCTGTTCTTGGATGCGAGATTGTAGATACTTTCCTTGATACAGAGTTTTCCGGTCTTGAGAAGCACAGCCGCAGGATCAAGAAGATGATGGATATGGAAGCTTGA
- the upp gene encoding uracil phosphoribosyltransferase, producing MSKVVVMDHPLIKHKIGLIRRKTTGTNEFRRIISEIAELICYEATRDLELQDVEIETPITKTVVQELKGRKLCVVPILRAGLGMVDGMLELIPAAKVGHIGLYRDPETLKPVEYYCKLPADVTEREIFVVDPMLATGGSSAAAIQMLKDKGCKHIHFMCIIAAPEGIKAVQEAHPDIDIFIGTVDEKLNENGYIVPGLGDAGDRIFGTK from the coding sequence ATGTCTAAAGTAGTAGTAATGGATCACCCACTTATTAAACACAAGATTGGTCTTATCAGAAGAAAAACAACAGGTACTAATGAGTTCAGAAGAATCATCAGTGAGATAGCAGAGCTTATCTGCTATGAAGCAACAAGAGATCTTGAGCTTCAGGATGTTGAGATCGAGACACCTATTACTAAGACAGTAGTTCAGGAACTTAAGGGAAGAAAGCTCTGCGTAGTACCGATCCTTCGTGCTGGCCTTGGTATGGTTGATGGTATGCTTGAGCTTATCCCGGCTGCTAAGGTTGGTCACATAGGTCTTTATCGTGACCCGGAAACTCTTAAGCCTGTAGAGTATTATTGCAAACTTCCAGCAGATGTTACAGAAAGAGAGATTTTCGTAGTAGATCCAATGCTTGCAACAGGTGGATCTTCTGCTGCAGCTATCCAGATGCTCAAGGATAAGGGCTGCAAGCACATCCATTTCATGTGCATTATCGCTGCTCCTGAAGGAATCAAGGCTGTTCAGGAAGCTCATCCTGATATTGATATCTTCATTGGAACTGTTGATGAGAAGCTCAACGAGAACGGTTACATCGTACCGGGACTTGGTGATGCTGGCGACAGAATCTTCGGAACCAAATAA
- a CDS encoding deoxycytidylate deaminase, with protein MKREDYITWDEYFMGVAKLAGMRSKDPNTQVGSCIVSEDNKILSMGYNGFPTGCSDEEFPWERDGEDELATKYPFVTHSELNAILNYRGGSLEGAKIYVSLFPCNECAKAIIQAGIRTVIYDSDKYENTASTRASKKMFNAAGVRYYQYQRTGRNIHISI; from the coding sequence ATGAAAAGAGAAGATTATATAACCTGGGACGAGTATTTTATGGGAGTTGCAAAACTTGCCGGAATGAGATCCAAGGATCCTAATACTCAGGTTGGATCATGCATAGTAAGTGAAGATAATAAGATATTATCCATGGGTTATAATGGTTTTCCTACCGGGTGTTCTGATGAAGAGTTCCCATGGGAGAGGGATGGCGAAGATGAACTTGCGACCAAATATCCCTTTGTTACTCACTCTGAACTTAATGCCATCTTGAATTATCGAGGTGGTTCATTAGAAGGTGCCAAGATCTATGTATCACTATTTCCTTGTAATGAATGTGCCAAGGCTATAATTCAGGCAGGTATCAGAACTGTTATCTACGATAGTGATAAATATGAAAATACAGCTTCTACCAGAGCATCCAAGAAGATGTTCAATGCTGCAGGAGTAAGATATTATCAGTATCAGAGAACAGGCCGTAACATTCATATTTCTATTTAA